One region of Coraliomargarita parva genomic DNA includes:
- a CDS encoding transposase, translating into MKKRRKFTSEFKSKVALEALREQHPIHEIAKRYQIHPT; encoded by the coding sequence ATGAAAAAGAGACGAAAGTTCACATCCGAGTTCAAAAGCAAGGTAGCGCTGGAGGCGCTGCGGGAACAGCACCCGATCCACGAGATTGCGAAGCGTTATCAGATCCATCCGAC